The following coding sequences are from one Bacteroidota bacterium window:
- a CDS encoding M23 family metallopeptidase yields MKKQFLKAPVKFSRISSKFSMKRFHPVTKAWKAHLGTDYAAPYGTPIFATADGVIEDACFKVYNGNYVKIRHNGKFKTQYLHMSKIAKGVRSGARVKQGEVIGYVGSTGLATGPHVCYRFWKDGAQVDPLKQKLTYSDPLPSKYKSNYLSKINPMKSRLDAIGFKGENVTAAK; encoded by the coding sequence ATGAAAAAGCAGTTCCTGAAAGCTCCGGTAAAGTTCTCCAGAATATCCTCTAAGTTTTCGATGAAAAGATTTCATCCGGTAACCAAAGCATGGAAAGCACATTTAGGAACTGACTATGCGGCTCCTTATGGCACTCCTATTTTCGCCACTGCGGATGGAGTGATTGAAGATGCTTGTTTCAAAGTATATAATGGCAACTACGTCAAAATCAGACACAACGGAAAGTTTAAGACACAATACCTTCACATGAGTAAAATTGCCAAAGGCGTGCGCTCCGGTGCCCGGGTAAAACAAGGGGAGGTGATTGGTTATGTGGGCAGCACCGGTCTGGCAACCGGCCCTCACGTTTGTTATCGCTTTTGGAAAGATGGAGCACAGGTAGATCCTCTAAAACAAAAGTTGACTTATTCAGATCCTTTGCCCTCTAAATACAAATCAAATTATCTGAGCAAAATAAACCCAATGAAGTCACGGTTAGATGCCATTGGTTTCAAGGGAGAAAATGTGACCGCGGCGAAATAA
- a CDS encoding metallophosphoesterase family protein has translation MLKIGLLSDTHGFLDTKIKEVFKDVDEIWHAGDIGTTELADELKQFKPFFAVYGNIDGKELRMDFPLHLEMEKEGLKILLIHIGGYPGNYEPKARKKIEELKPDIFICGHSHILKVMRDQQHHNMLMMNPGAAGSHGFHKIKTVLRFNLDNGKIKDLEAIELGKRGEII, from the coding sequence ATGCTCAAAATAGGTTTACTTAGCGATACGCATGGCTTTCTTGATACTAAAATCAAGGAGGTCTTTAAGGATGTAGATGAAATATGGCATGCCGGAGACATTGGAACGACTGAGTTGGCAGATGAGCTAAAACAATTCAAACCGTTTTTCGCTGTATATGGAAATATTGACGGAAAGGAATTGAGGATGGATTTCCCCCTACATCTTGAAATGGAAAAAGAGGGATTGAAAATTCTCCTGATTCATATCGGTGGATATCCGGGTAATTATGAACCGAAAGCACGAAAGAAAATCGAGGAATTGAAACCGGATATATTCATCTGTGGACATTCACATATTTTGAAAGTAATGCGCGACCAGCAACATCACAATATGCTCATGATGAATCCCGGCGCAGCCGGCTCGCATGGCTTTCATAAAATAAAGACGGTACTGCGTTTCAATTTGGATAATGGAAAAATTAAAGACCTCGAAGCCATTGAATTGGGAAAGCGAGGTGAAATCATATAA
- a CDS encoding NifU family protein has translation MNQKNVAHLLARVEASLDTMRPYLNSDGGNVEVLKISDDMIVHVKLLGACSVCPQSFMTMKAGIEDAIKKAVPEIKGVMAVNPQPVD, from the coding sequence ATGAATCAAAAAAATGTCGCTCATCTTTTGGCTAGAGTGGAAGCATCTCTGGACACCATGCGCCCCTACCTGAACAGCGACGGCGGAAATGTGGAAGTGTTGAAGATTTCGGATGACATGATTGTACATGTGAAACTGTTGGGAGCTTGCAGCGTTTGCCCGCAAAGTTTCATGACCATGAAAGCGGGTATTGAAGATGCTATAAAAAAGGCCGTGCCCGAAATTAAAGGGGTGATGGCTGTGAATCCACAGCCCGTGGACTAA
- a CDS encoding queuosine precursor transporter produces the protein MKYFADKTNRLYIVMSAFFIANAMVAEFMGVKIFSVEDTLGFQKPVFDLFGFHFDGISQTCGVLLWPLVFIMTDIINEYFGVRGVRFISWIAAIMIAYAYVALFAAMHTAPAGWWLSSSNYGKELDFGKAYNAVFGQGANIIIGSLVAFMIGQLVDVGIFHWVKKKTGDRMVWLRSTGSTVISQLIDSFLVLFIAFYLLKHGQQGQWSLHMIFAVGIVNYLYKVTAAIVLTPAIYLGHRLIDNYLGHELSHRLKHQAEEGAIEIK, from the coding sequence ATGAAGTATTTCGCTGACAAAACCAATCGTCTTTACATCGTCATGAGTGCTTTCTTCATCGCCAACGCGATGGTGGCCGAATTCATGGGCGTTAAAATCTTTTCAGTCGAAGACACGCTCGGCTTTCAAAAGCCGGTCTTCGACTTATTTGGCTTTCATTTCGACGGCATCAGCCAAACCTGCGGCGTCCTTCTCTGGCCCCTTGTTTTCATCATGACAGACATCATCAACGAATACTTCGGCGTGCGCGGGGTGCGCTTCATTTCTTGGATTGCCGCCATCATGATTGCCTATGCCTATGTCGCCCTCTTTGCTGCCATGCACACCGCGCCAGCCGGCTGGTGGCTAAGCAGCTCCAACTATGGTAAAGAACTTGATTTTGGCAAAGCCTACAACGCCGTTTTTGGTCAGGGTGCCAACATCATTATCGGCTCGCTCGTTGCCTTTATGATTGGCCAATTAGTGGACGTAGGCATTTTCCATTGGGTGAAAAAGAAAACCGGCGATCGCATGGTTTGGTTGCGCTCTACCGGTTCCACCGTCATCTCCCAACTCATTGATAGCTTCCTCGTCCTCTTTATCGCCTTCTACCTGCTCAAACACGGGCAACAAGGACAATGGTCGCTCCACATGATTTTCGCCGTCGGCATCGTCAACTATCTATATAAAGTCACTGCGGCTATTGTCCTCACACCGGCCATTTACCTCGGCCACCGCCTCATAGATAATTACCTCGGCCATGAACTTTCTCACCGGCTCAAACATCAGGCGGAAGAAGGCGCTATTGAAATTAAATAA
- a CDS encoding replication-associated recombination protein A gives MLPPLPERLRPKKIDDFVGQQHLIGEGRVLRKLIESGNIPSMILWGPPGTGKTSLAQFMAEHIHLPFYQLSAIDSGVKEVRRVIDEASANGKAILFIDEIHRFNKAQQDALLGAVERGIITLIGATTENPSFEVISALLSRCQVYVLHHLERNDLEYLLKQAVEKDEVLSKREINLKETEALLKYSGGDARKLLNVLELVVNAVSVNPVVIDNATVEQMIQQKMAIYDKSGEQHYDIISAFIKSMRGSDPNAALYYLARMIQGGEDPKFIARRMLILASEDIGNANPNALLLATSCFQAVTMIGYPECDLILSQTAIYLATSPKSNAAYTAIKKAKALVNQTGDLPVPLHIRNAPTKLMKDLNYGKDYQYAHEFQGNFVEMELLPDKIKGTKIFDPGNNARENEIRANLKKWWKEKYGY, from the coding sequence ATGTTGCCTCCTCTGCCCGAACGTTTACGACCTAAGAAAATAGATGATTTTGTAGGGCAACAACATTTGATAGGCGAAGGGCGTGTTTTGCGAAAACTGATTGAATCAGGAAATATTCCCTCCATGATTTTATGGGGACCTCCCGGAACTGGAAAAACTTCTTTGGCGCAATTTATGGCCGAGCATATCCATCTTCCGTTCTATCAGCTCAGCGCCATTGATTCAGGAGTAAAAGAAGTAAGAAGAGTGATAGATGAAGCCTCGGCAAACGGAAAGGCAATTCTTTTTATTGATGAAATCCACCGCTTTAATAAAGCACAGCAAGATGCACTGTTAGGAGCAGTAGAACGAGGCATTATTACTTTGATTGGCGCTACCACCGAGAATCCATCTTTTGAAGTCATCAGTGCTTTGTTATCGCGTTGTCAGGTTTATGTTTTACATCATCTGGAAAGGAATGACTTAGAGTATTTGCTAAAACAAGCGGTAGAGAAAGATGAAGTGTTGTCCAAGAGGGAAATCAATCTGAAAGAAACAGAAGCCTTGTTGAAATATTCTGGCGGCGATGCCCGGAAACTGCTGAATGTTCTGGAACTGGTGGTAAATGCGGTGAGTGTGAATCCGGTGGTGATAGATAACGCAACAGTGGAGCAAATGATACAGCAGAAGATGGCAATCTATGATAAAAGCGGCGAGCAGCATTATGATATTATCTCTGCCTTTATCAAATCTATGCGTGGAAGCGACCCGAATGCTGCGCTGTATTATCTGGCACGGATGATTCAGGGAGGAGAAGACCCCAAGTTTATAGCGCGGCGCATGTTAATCTTGGCGAGTGAAGATATTGGCAATGCCAACCCAAATGCCTTGTTATTAGCCACTTCTTGTTTTCAAGCAGTAACGATGATTGGCTATCCCGAATGTGATTTAATCCTTTCTCAAACTGCTATTTATCTGGCCACTTCTCCCAAAAGCAACGCGGCCTATACAGCGATAAAAAAGGCAAAAGCGTTAGTGAATCAAACCGGTGATTTACCGGTTCCTTTGCACATTCGTAATGCGCCTACCAAGTTGATGAAAGACTTGAATTATGGGAAGGACTATCAATACGCCCACGAGTTTCAGGGCAATTTTGTAGAGATGGAGTTGTTGCCTGATAAAATAAAGGGTACTAAAATCTTTGATCCAGGCAATAATGCAAGGGAAAACGAAATAAGAGCCAATCTTAAAAAGTGGTGGAAGGAAAAGTATGGATACTAA
- the folK gene encoding 2-amino-4-hydroxy-6-hydroxymethyldihydropteridine diphosphokinase — protein MATAYLLLGSNQGDRQSNIAKAISLIKEAGILVNQASALYQTAAWGKEDQPDFLNKAIQITTTLAPPDLLIELKRIEKQVGRKPTEKWGARVIDIDILFYEAQIIETTELVIPHPYIQERRFTLLPLAEIAPAFIHPVFHKSIEQLLKECPDSLEVKPFKDQDSPPVI, from the coding sequence ATGGCAACTGCATATCTTCTTTTAGGATCGAATCAAGGCGACCGACAATCAAACATTGCCAAAGCAATCTCTTTAATCAAAGAAGCCGGGATATTGGTCAACCAAGCATCTGCTCTGTACCAAACGGCAGCGTGGGGAAAAGAAGACCAGCCGGATTTTCTCAACAAAGCCATTCAAATCACCACCACTTTGGCACCGCCTGATTTACTTATAGAATTGAAAAGAATTGAAAAGCAAGTGGGAAGAAAACCAACGGAAAAATGGGGAGCTAGAGTTATAGACATTGACATCCTCTTTTATGAGGCACAGATTATCGAAACCACCGAATTAGTCATTCCACATCCCTATATCCAGGAAAGAAGATTCACCCTATTGCCACTCGCTGAAATTGCGCCTGCTTTTATTCATCCGGTGTTTCATAAAAGCATAGAACAACTTTTGAAAGAATGTCCGGACTCTTTAGAAGTCAAACCTTTTAAAGATCAAGATTCTCCACCGGTAATTTGA
- a CDS encoding transketolase encodes MEIALHQDLLIKVLNIKKRFLGMYKVANAGHVGCSLSIAEIVTFVRFAWMKEDDEIILSKGHAAATIYSMLAEEGILSEADIQTFYKNDTYLAAHPPVNKLKRIPFATGSLGHGLSLAAGLGLAQRLKKKDKMIFCIISDGELNEGSTWEAMLFIAHHLLTNVILLIDRNRLQGIGRTEDVMKMEPLDKKLEAFGFNVLLADGHDFTSLEQAKLETQHSKLPTAIICNTTKGKGWKQFEDKVDCHYLPMKEDQYQAIMKEVQLQYDLRIDGLTELQN; translated from the coding sequence ATGGAAATAGCCCTTCACCAGGATTTACTAATAAAAGTTCTAAACATTAAGAAACGCTTTCTCGGCATGTATAAAGTCGCGAATGCCGGTCATGTAGGCTGTTCATTAAGCATAGCTGAAATAGTAACTTTCGTGCGCTTTGCTTGGATGAAAGAAGACGATGAAATCATTTTATCCAAAGGGCACGCCGCTGCTACAATATACTCTATGCTAGCGGAAGAGGGAATTCTCAGCGAAGCGGACATTCAAACCTTCTACAAGAATGACACTTATCTTGCTGCCCACCCACCGGTGAATAAATTAAAAAGAATTCCTTTCGCTACCGGTAGTCTTGGACATGGCTTATCGCTGGCCGCAGGTTTAGGGCTAGCACAGCGATTGAAAAAGAAGGATAAAATGATTTTCTGTATTATTTCTGATGGAGAACTAAACGAAGGTTCTACCTGGGAGGCCATGCTTTTCATTGCCCACCATTTGCTTACAAATGTCATACTGCTGATTGATAGAAACCGATTGCAAGGAATTGGAAGAACAGAAGATGTGATGAAGATGGAGCCGCTTGACAAAAAATTAGAAGCCTTTGGATTTAATGTACTCCTTGCCGATGGTCATGATTTCACTTCTCTGGAACAAGCCAAACTTGAAACCCAACACTCAAAACTTCCAACTGCCATAATCTGCAATACTACCAAAGGAAAGGGATGGAAACAGTTTGAAGACAAAGTAGATTGCCATTATCTACCGATGAAAGAAGATCAATATCAGGCAATTATGAAAGAGGTTCAGCTTCAATATGATTTACGGATTGACGGATTGACAGAATTACAGAATTAG
- a CDS encoding aminotransferase class I/II-fold pyridoxal phosphate-dependent enzyme, which translates to MGLFDKCYEYNRTEIVKEKGNYPYFRPIQESEGPVVRMEGRKMVMAGSNNYLGLTTHPNVEAAAIEAIKKYGTSCSGSRFLTGTIDLHEELERKIAKFMGKEAALLFSTGYQAGQGVILPLIGKGDFILSDRDNHASIVAGNMLASASHAHVYRYKHNDMKDLEKRLKSIPLEANKLIVTDGVFSALGTIAKLDEVSALAKTYNAIVLVDDAHGFGVMGPGGLGTPAHFNVQKDIDLIVCTFSKTLASLGGFVVGPERVINYLKHKSPALIFSASPTPASVAAANAALDILMVQPELSEKVRRNADRVRVALKDSGFNVVEGESAIVPVIIGDDEKTFIIWKMLYDEGVFVNAFISPATPPGMQMLRTSYMASHENEHLDFIIDKFRKIGSELGLLNHQYQKH; encoded by the coding sequence ATGGGACTTTTTGACAAGTGTTATGAATATAATCGTACGGAAATAGTCAAGGAGAAAGGAAATTATCCTTACTTCAGACCTATTCAGGAGAGTGAAGGTCCCGTGGTACGAATGGAGGGACGGAAAATGGTGATGGCCGGAAGTAACAACTATCTGGGCTTGACCACTCATCCTAACGTAGAAGCTGCTGCCATCGAGGCCATTAAGAAATATGGCACCAGTTGTTCTGGTTCCCGCTTTCTTACCGGAACCATTGATTTACACGAAGAATTAGAACGGAAGATTGCCAAATTTATGGGCAAGGAAGCCGCCTTATTGTTCAGCACGGGTTATCAAGCGGGGCAAGGAGTTATTTTGCCGCTCATCGGCAAAGGAGATTTTATCTTGAGCGATCGCGACAACCACGCCAGTATAGTTGCTGGTAATATGTTGGCTTCTGCTTCTCATGCGCACGTATATCGTTATAAGCACAACGATATGAAGGACTTAGAGAAAAGACTTAAAAGTATTCCCCTCGAAGCGAATAAACTTATTGTAACCGATGGGGTTTTTAGTGCTCTGGGAACAATTGCCAAACTCGACGAAGTTTCGGCTTTGGCTAAAACATATAACGCCATTGTTTTGGTAGATGACGCTCACGGCTTTGGTGTGATGGGCCCGGGTGGACTGGGAACGCCCGCGCACTTCAACGTACAGAAAGATATTGACCTGATTGTCTGCACCTTTAGCAAAACACTGGCTTCGCTGGGTGGTTTTGTGGTAGGCCCTGAACGAGTGATTAACTATTTGAAACATAAATCGCCCGCCCTGATATTTTCTGCTTCACCAACACCTGCATCGGTAGCTGCTGCAAATGCAGCACTTGATATCTTGATGGTTCAACCTGAATTGTCAGAGAAGGTAAGGAGAAACGCTGATCGGGTACGAGTGGCTTTGAAGGATTCCGGGTTTAACGTGGTAGAAGGCGAATCGGCTATTGTTCCGGTTATTATCGGCGACGATGAAAAGACTTTCATCATTTGGAAAATGCTTTATGACGAAGGTGTTTTTGTGAATGCCTTTATTTCTCCTGCTACTCCGCCGGGCATGCAAATGCTGCGCACCAGCTATATGGCCTCTCATGAAAATGAACATCTGGATTTCATTATTGACAAATTCAGAAAGATAGGCAGCGAATTAGGATTGCTGAATCATCAATACCAAAAACATTGA
- a CDS encoding CBS domain-containing protein, which yields MSRKMMVSSIMTQNVIVASKSSKFSQLIEFFTEHNIRHLPVTNGDELIGIISQKDMLRYLGMKLRNGAAFNMASLDANFDIADVITLNPVTVKPDDNLELVFSILAEGKFQAVPVVKDGMVHGIISNKDLMKLFPEAIRD from the coding sequence ATGAGTAGAAAAATGATGGTGTCGAGTATTATGACCCAAAACGTGATTGTGGCCAGTAAGAGCAGCAAATTCAGCCAACTGATAGAGTTTTTTACTGAACATAATATCCGCCACCTTCCGGTAACCAATGGTGACGAGTTGATTGGCATCATCAGCCAGAAGGATATGTTGAGATATTTAGGAATGAAATTAAGGAACGGGGCGGCTTTTAACATGGCATCGCTGGATGCTAATTTCGATATCGCGGATGTGATTACGCTGAATCCGGTGACGGTGAAGCCGGATGATAATCTGGAGTTGGTGTTTAGTATCTTGGCTGAAGGTAAATTTCAGGCGGTTCCTGTTGTGAAAGACGGAATGGTTCACGGGATTATCTCCAACAAAGACTTGATGAAATTGTTTCCCGAAGCTATTCGGGATTAG
- the rnk gene encoding nucleoside diphosphate kinase regulator yields the protein MSKIIVNRLDYARIKKCINDAKQFNSISKVESEKLLAELDSAEIVEPQAIPSNVVTMNSIVKLSFLNSNKQIQFQIVYPDQANFKEHKISIFSPIATALIGYKVGDEIEWIVPAGLTQLKIDEIVYQPEAAGEFDL from the coding sequence ATGAGTAAAATAATTGTAAACCGACTTGATTATGCACGAATTAAGAAGTGTATAAATGATGCTAAACAATTTAATTCGATAAGTAAAGTTGAATCCGAAAAACTGTTAGCAGAGTTAGACTCGGCTGAAATAGTGGAACCTCAAGCTATTCCTTCAAACGTTGTTACCATGAATTCGATTGTGAAATTGAGTTTTTTAAATAGTAACAAACAGATTCAGTTTCAGATAGTTTACCCTGACCAAGCAAATTTTAAAGAACATAAAATATCCATATTCTCCCCTATTGCAACCGCATTGATAGGTTATAAAGTTGGAGATGAAATAGAATGGATAGTGCCTGCCGGTTTAACTCAATTAAAAATTGATGAAATAGTTTATCAACCCGAAGCAGCAGGTGAGTTTGACCTGTAA
- a CDS encoding YdcF family protein, whose protein sequence is MKKPFKVSLIILVVVAIAISLAPSRQDSLTKVVNRFNAKYMEKAPYDAIIVPGYPYESKSYPELFTTRLFFAKELYESGVAHNIIFSGAAVHTPYTEGKVMKIFSEAMGIPAEHTFVESEALHSWQNVKYGKKLAKKLGFKKIAVATDPYQLSYLRLLAPGMPILSFQPDTPSMRHYIQPLPEVDVSPAFVKDFIPLNER, encoded by the coding sequence ATGAAAAAGCCCTTTAAAGTTTCCTTAATTATTTTGGTGGTGGTCGCCATCGCTATATCGTTAGCGCCCTCGCGCCAAGATTCATTGACCAAGGTGGTAAACCGCTTCAACGCTAAATACATGGAAAAGGCACCTTATGATGCCATCATAGTGCCCGGTTATCCATACGAGTCAAAGAGTTATCCCGAACTGTTTACCACCCGGCTTTTTTTTGCCAAGGAGTTATATGAGAGCGGAGTGGCGCACAACATCATCTTTTCCGGTGCGGCGGTTCATACTCCTTACACAGAAGGAAAGGTGATGAAAATATTTTCAGAAGCTATGGGTATTCCTGCGGAACATACTTTTGTTGAATCCGAAGCACTGCATAGCTGGCAGAATGTAAAGTATGGGAAGAAGTTGGCAAAGAAGTTAGGATTCAAAAAGATTGCGGTGGCTACTGATCCTTACCAGTTGTCTTATTTGCGTTTGTTAGCACCCGGTATGCCGATTCTCTCTTTTCAGCCTGATACTCCTTCCATGCGTCATTATATACAGCCGTTGCCGGAGGTAGATGTAAGTCCGGCTTTTGTAAAAGATTTCATTCCCTTAAATGAACGGTAA
- a CDS encoding Mrp/NBP35 family ATP-binding protein: MNYTSEDILNALRHVDDPDLHKDLVSLNMISNIVVEQGKVSFKLTLTTPACPLKEKIKNDCIKAIQQYVNADMKVEIDIDANVTSLRNTNVNVLPSVKNIICVASGKGGVGKSTVAVNLALSLARTGAKVGLIDADIHGPSIPTMLGVKGKKPEIRLIKEKHFMVPLEAEGIKLLSIGLLVDERQAIVWRGPMVTSALRQFVTDCIWGKLDYMIVDMPPGTGDVHITVAQTLNVTGAVIVTTPQEVALADARKALAMFRLDSINVPILGIVENMAYFTPEELPDNKYYIFGKGGGQKMADEYEVPLLGQIPLVQSIREGGDTGKPVSIYGRDNIQVTEAFDEIAENVARQVAIKNASFAPEKQKSIL; the protein is encoded by the coding sequence ATGAATTATACATCAGAAGATATTTTAAATGCCCTTCGCCATGTGGATGACCCCGATCTTCACAAGGATTTGGTTTCCCTTAATATGATTAGCAATATAGTAGTGGAGCAGGGCAAAGTTAGTTTCAAACTTACGCTGACAACCCCTGCTTGCCCACTCAAAGAAAAAATCAAAAACGATTGCATCAAAGCCATTCAGCAATATGTAAACGCCGATATGAAGGTAGAGATAGACATAGATGCCAATGTCACCTCACTTCGAAATACCAATGTCAACGTGCTGCCTAGTGTCAAAAATATTATCTGTGTTGCTTCCGGCAAAGGAGGAGTTGGGAAGTCCACGGTGGCGGTAAACCTGGCGCTGAGTCTGGCACGCACCGGTGCTAAAGTAGGTTTGATAGATGCTGATATTCACGGGCCATCTATCCCCACCATGTTGGGAGTGAAAGGTAAAAAACCTGAAATCAGGCTTATTAAAGAGAAGCATTTCATGGTTCCACTGGAAGCCGAAGGTATTAAATTGCTCTCTATTGGCTTGTTGGTGGATGAGCGTCAGGCTATCGTTTGGCGCGGACCCATGGTTACCTCTGCGCTGCGCCAATTTGTCACAGATTGTATCTGGGGCAAGCTCGATTATATGATTGTAGATATGCCTCCTGGTACCGGTGATGTGCATATCACCGTAGCGCAAACGCTCAACGTAACCGGTGCAGTGATTGTCACTACGCCACAGGAAGTAGCCCTTGCTGATGCACGAAAAGCTCTTGCTATGTTTCGGTTAGACAGCATCAATGTGCCTATACTGGGCATTGTTGAAAACATGGCCTATTTCACGCCAGAGGAATTGCCGGACAACAAGTATTACATTTTTGGCAAGGGAGGTGGGCAAAAAATGGCCGACGAATATGAAGTACCTCTACTTGGACAGATTCCGTTAGTACAAAGCATTCGCGAAGGAGGAGACACCGGTAAACCGGTGAGTATTTATGGTAGAGATAATATTCAAGTGACCGAGGCTTTTGACGAAATAGCAGAAAACGTAGCCAGACAGGTAGCCATTAAAAATGCTAGCTTCGCTCCTGAAAAACAGAAATCCATTTTATAA
- a CDS encoding transketolase — protein MRVEFAQSMITLFDKHPEMVFVTGDLGYMALEKVQEKFGEKFINAGVAEQNMVTVSAALAHEGFIPWVYSISPFVTIRPYEQIRNDVCLHNLPVKLVGNGGGYGYGIMGATHHNIEDIGAMRILPNMRVYVPFTADDVAQSVAMMQDDPHPNYLRLNVGAKIPTPVAPFATWRKIKDGTKGVVVGTGPVVENIYHLDAAKDLEIWVLSIFPITELPNDLIHSVNQSKKIITIEEHNGECGLRETLSYQLMNHLTSPIKILSLSAHGYPSGKYGDQKWHQAENNLGGPGLKQEVEHFLVTP, from the coding sequence ATGCGTGTAGAATTTGCCCAATCCATGATCACCCTTTTTGACAAACACCCCGAAATGGTATTTGTCACCGGGGACTTAGGCTATATGGCTTTAGAGAAAGTACAAGAGAAGTTCGGCGAGAAATTCATTAACGCTGGAGTGGCCGAGCAAAATATGGTGACCGTATCTGCGGCACTGGCCCACGAAGGTTTTATTCCCTGGGTTTACAGCATTTCTCCTTTTGTTACCATCCGTCCTTATGAACAGATTCGCAATGATGTCTGCCTGCACAACCTACCGGTGAAACTGGTGGGCAATGGCGGTGGATATGGTTACGGCATTATGGGGGCTACCCATCATAACATTGAAGACATTGGTGCCATGCGCATTCTCCCCAACATGCGCGTTTACGTTCCCTTCACAGCCGATGATGTGGCACAGTCTGTTGCAATGATGCAGGATGATCCTCATCCCAACTATCTTCGTCTGAATGTTGGCGCAAAAATTCCTACACCGGTAGCTCCCTTTGCTACCTGGAGAAAAATTAAAGACGGAACAAAAGGCGTGGTAGTAGGAACCGGGCCGGTAGTTGAAAACATCTATCACCTCGATGCGGCAAAAGATTTAGAGATATGGGTACTTAGTATTTTCCCCATCACAGAATTACCCAACGACCTAATTCATTCCGTCAACCAATCAAAAAAAATCATCACCATCGAAGAACATAACGGCGAATGTGGTTTGAGAGAAACCCTCTCCTATCAGCTCATGAATCACTTAACTTCTCCGATAAAGATTCTTTCTCTTTCAGCACATGGCTATCCTTCCGGAAAATATGGAGACCAAAAATGGCATCAGGCAGAAAATAATCTAGGAGGGCCGGGACTAAAGCAAGAGGTAGAACATTTTTTAGTGACGCCATAA